A region from the Luteolibacter arcticus genome encodes:
- a CDS encoding SMI1/KNR4 family protein yields MKADDIVRIERELAVELPADLRRFLAGTRDDFDPDEVAVLDDAEAMIERTLEYRRGFAGMPPWPESWVYLGDEADACPYCLDCATGRVAQLHKGDAGQEPLGQHESFAAYRQNTRREIKAGAAAMEVPSRWRDAVRFYTPVTVALVLMFVVVPLCAYGISVLMGWFFK; encoded by the coding sequence ATGAAAGCGGACGACATCGTGCGGATCGAACGGGAGCTCGCGGTGGAGCTGCCGGCGGACTTGCGGAGATTTCTGGCGGGGACGAGGGATGATTTCGATCCGGATGAGGTGGCGGTGCTGGACGATGCGGAGGCGATGATCGAGAGGACGCTGGAGTATCGGCGCGGGTTTGCAGGAATGCCGCCGTGGCCGGAGTCATGGGTCTATCTGGGAGATGAGGCAGATGCGTGCCCGTATTGCCTGGACTGCGCGACGGGGAGGGTGGCGCAACTTCACAAGGGCGATGCGGGGCAGGAGCCGCTGGGGCAGCATGAGAGCTTCGCGGCCTACCGGCAGAACACGCGGCGCGAGATCAAGGCGGGGGCGGCGGCGATGGAGGTGCCGTCGAGGTGGCGGGATGCGGTGCGCTTTTATACGCCGGTGACGGTGGCGCTGGTGCTGATGTTCGTGGTGGTGCCGCTGTGCGCGTATGGGATCTCGGTGCTGATGGGGTGGTTTTTCAAGTGA